One Novosphingobium sp. G106 DNA segment encodes these proteins:
- a CDS encoding nuclear transport factor 2 family protein has translation MMTSAKLSFEERLLALEDRQAIYQVVCGYGYSVDGCNAQSVGDFYVEDGVYAVGDMPSWVGREAIAGITREAGHLKLVNAGCAHMSTLPCVLIDGDQAVATCHTMVPMHGENGFFIGRLSASRIELARQAGGGWKIVQRQNYMLDGSPDGPALLARLKDGPENMGRIAHG, from the coding sequence ATGATGACATCGGCAAAGCTCTCGTTCGAAGAGCGGCTACTCGCGCTCGAGGACCGGCAGGCGATCTATCAAGTGGTCTGCGGCTACGGCTATTCGGTCGATGGCTGCAATGCCCAGTCAGTCGGCGACTTCTATGTTGAGGATGGGGTCTATGCAGTTGGCGACATGCCAAGCTGGGTCGGGCGCGAAGCGATTGCCGGCATCACTCGCGAAGCGGGGCATCTTAAGCTGGTAAACGCAGGCTGCGCGCACATGTCGACACTGCCCTGCGTGCTTATCGACGGCGACCAGGCCGTCGCTACCTGCCACACGATGGTGCCGATGCATGGCGAGAACGGTTTCTTCATCGGCCGCCTCAGCGCGTCGCGGATAGAGCTCGCCCGCCAGGCCGGCGGTGGCTGGAAAATCGTGCAGCGCCAGAACTACATGCTCGACGGCAGTCCCGACGGCCCGGCGCTGCTGGCAAGGCTGAAGGATGGCCCGGAAAACATGGGAAGGATCGCGCATGGTTGA
- a CDS encoding coniferyl-alcohol dehydrogenase: MTDPYGYRGKHVVVTGCASGIGQATARLLRQAGADVHGIDWREPDFELSRFSRVDLRDRSVIDEAAREMGRPVDALFNCAGLPPMSPWADVMKVNFIGMRHLSEAIAEAMLPGSAIVTVGSNGGAGWRQRLPELRNFIATTSFEDAAYWCEEHEAPQKVAYNFAKEAIVVWTLTWSAQTIARGIRLNCTSPGSVQTPMLAAIEEVVPTDLIDAVAQPIGRRSTAEEQAWPLLMLNGHQASYINGVDLPVDGGFIAARTITG, encoded by the coding sequence GTGACCGATCCTTACGGGTACCGCGGCAAGCACGTCGTCGTGACGGGCTGCGCCTCAGGGATCGGCCAGGCTACGGCGCGCCTACTCCGTCAGGCTGGCGCGGACGTGCACGGCATCGATTGGAGGGAGCCCGACTTTGAGCTGTCTCGCTTTTCGCGGGTGGATCTGCGGGACCGATCGGTGATCGACGAGGCCGCGCGCGAAATGGGCCGGCCCGTCGACGCGCTGTTCAATTGCGCGGGCCTTCCGCCGATGAGTCCGTGGGCCGATGTCATGAAGGTAAACTTCATCGGCATGCGTCACCTGAGTGAGGCCATCGCTGAGGCAATGCTTCCCGGAAGCGCCATCGTCACGGTCGGCTCGAATGGCGGCGCCGGATGGCGCCAACGCTTGCCGGAGCTGCGCAATTTCATCGCGACCACATCGTTCGAGGATGCGGCTTACTGGTGCGAAGAGCATGAGGCGCCGCAGAAGGTGGCCTACAACTTCGCCAAAGAAGCAATCGTTGTCTGGACCCTAACCTGGTCCGCACAAACGATCGCACGTGGTATCAGACTCAACTGCACGAGCCCGGGATCCGTTCAGACTCCGATGCTGGCGGCAATAGAGGAGGTCGTGCCAACCGATCTGATCGACGCCGTCGCGCAGCCGATTGGACGGCGCTCAACGGCAGAGGAGCAAGCTTGGCCCCTCCTAATGCTGAATGGCCATCAGGCATCCTACATCAACGGCGTGGACCTCCCGGTCGATGGCGGATTTATCGCTGCTCGAACGATTACGGGTTGA
- a CDS encoding SDR family NAD(P)-dependent oxidoreductase, whose product MAGRLEGKVAIITGASTGCGPVMAKLFVAQGAKVLLSARREELVLEAAKEAGPGAIGMRCDVTSEPDVRAMVERAMQEFGQVDIMLNNAAAPGQDKWVWEQTVENFNDTLAIDLTAAMLCTREVLNRSMLERKAGSIINFSSTAGWTGMVRKTHYTAAKAALRAMTKTIALEVGQFGIRCNCLVPGSIETELWVNWGKRMAAEQGKTYDEWKAKTLEGVPLRTISQPIDVANLALFLASEESRTITGQSINCDAGGYMVG is encoded by the coding sequence ATGGCCGGCAGACTGGAAGGCAAGGTCGCCATCATCACCGGCGCGAGCACCGGCTGCGGCCCGGTCATGGCCAAGCTGTTCGTGGCCCAGGGTGCGAAGGTACTGCTTTCCGCGCGGCGCGAGGAACTTGTCCTGGAAGCGGCGAAGGAAGCTGGTCCCGGCGCTATCGGCATGCGCTGCGACGTCACGAGCGAGCCTGACGTCCGGGCCATGGTCGAGCGCGCAATGCAAGAGTTCGGTCAGGTCGACATCATGCTGAACAATGCCGCGGCACCCGGTCAGGACAAGTGGGTCTGGGAGCAGACCGTCGAGAATTTCAACGACACCCTGGCGATCGACCTGACTGCCGCGATGCTCTGCACGCGCGAGGTGCTCAACCGCTCGATGCTCGAACGCAAGGCCGGCTCGATTATCAACTTCTCGTCTACCGCCGGCTGGACCGGCATGGTGCGAAAGACCCACTACACGGCAGCGAAGGCAGCCTTGCGGGCGATGACCAAGACAATCGCTCTCGAAGTCGGCCAGTTCGGCATTCGCTGCAACTGCCTGGTGCCCGGTAGCATCGAGACCGAGCTCTGGGTCAACTGGGGCAAGCGGATGGCCGCGGAACAAGGCAAGACCTACGACGAATGGAAGGCGAAGACGCTGGAAGGCGTACCGCTGCGCACGATCTCGCAGCCGATCGACGTCGCCAACCTGGCTCTGTTCCTCGCAAGCGAGGAAAGCCGCACGATCACCGGCCAGTCGATCAATTGCGACGCTGGCGGCTACATGGTGGGCTAA
- a CDS encoding nuclear transport factor 2 family protein: MDDQISGLERLAALHEIGLLKARRDRAADTKDWALYEALHAPDHHSYNDDYGGTTTAAEMMVTVRKSMENLTTLHHSHTPEITFQSPTTASGIWAMEGLSLWRQDGEEHWFQAFGHYHETYEKREGRWLFTSRRLKYFHTWRSPGATFPPPINGAAG, translated from the coding sequence ATGGATGATCAGATTTCCGGCCTGGAGCGCCTTGCGGCGCTGCACGAGATCGGTCTGCTTAAGGCGCGCCGCGATCGGGCTGCCGACACCAAGGACTGGGCACTTTACGAGGCGCTCCACGCTCCCGACCACCATTCGTACAATGACGATTACGGCGGGACGACGACCGCGGCCGAGATGATGGTGACCGTCAGGAAGTCGATGGAGAACCTGACGACCCTGCACCACTCCCACACGCCCGAGATTACTTTCCAGTCGCCGACCACGGCGAGCGGTATCTGGGCAATGGAAGGGTTGTCGCTGTGGCGGCAGGATGGCGAAGAACACTGGTTTCAGGCCTTCGGCCACTATCACGAGACTTACGAGAAGCGGGAAGGCCGGTGGCTCTTCACCAGCCGCCGCCTCAAGTATTTTCACACCTGGCGTTCGCCGGGAGCGACCTTTCCCCCGCCGATCAATGGGGCTGCGGGCTAA
- a CDS encoding oxygenase MpaB family protein: MTQKPLWFGQPDPYARSQRIEELDPAKDYLEITNLFYADFQSVMLLKSFNGFMFTFAAPRISRVLGSTGEIDNRIAKRILDTTLLGSAVMKHGFGTPVGREAARRVNSMHSRYDIQADDFVVVGIEEAIGSLDLAEKFGWRPVTDIEREAVRIFYNYQALAFGSPRPLPGSVAEMREFFDHYLDTELGFEPQNRRMSDAFMVWFRKLLPAPLRPLTAPFLFSHLDRRIAEACGVPVPSALTRRIAHQAMKRIGRRDPVPDGAPNKFEKMVRQIYPDGYELAGLGTHVDEDAGQEAAE, translated from the coding sequence ATGACGCAGAAGCCGCTCTGGTTTGGACAACCCGATCCGTACGCGCGCTCGCAGCGTATCGAGGAGCTTGATCCCGCCAAGGATTATCTCGAGATCACCAACCTCTTCTACGCAGATTTCCAGTCCGTGATGCTGCTTAAGTCCTTCAACGGGTTCATGTTCACGTTTGCCGCGCCCCGTATCTCGCGTGTCCTGGGCTCGACCGGCGAAATCGACAATCGCATCGCCAAGCGCATCCTCGACACGACCTTGCTTGGTAGCGCCGTGATGAAGCATGGGTTTGGCACTCCGGTCGGCCGCGAGGCGGCCCGGCGCGTGAATTCCATGCACAGTCGCTACGACATCCAGGCAGACGACTTCGTTGTAGTCGGCATCGAAGAAGCAATTGGCTCGCTCGACCTCGCCGAGAAATTCGGCTGGCGCCCGGTGACGGATATCGAACGGGAGGCCGTTCGCATCTTTTATAACTACCAGGCGCTCGCCTTCGGTTCGCCTAGGCCGTTGCCCGGCTCAGTGGCGGAAATGCGCGAGTTCTTCGATCATTATCTGGACACCGAGCTGGGCTTCGAGCCGCAGAACCGGCGAATGTCGGATGCGTTCATGGTGTGGTTTCGCAAATTGCTTCCCGCTCCCTTGCGCCCGCTGACAGCGCCATTCCTGTTTTCTCATCTCGATCGGCGGATTGCCGAGGCGTGCGGAGTGCCGGTTCCTTCGGCGCTTACCCGGCGTATCGCGCATCAGGCCATGAAACGCATCGGGAGACGCGATCCGGTTCCCGATGGTGCGCCGAACAAGTTCGAGAAGATGGTTCGCCAGATCTATCCGGATGGATATGAACTGGCGGGCCTCGGTACGCACGTTGACGAAGATGCAGGGCAAGAGGCGGCTGAATAA
- a CDS encoding nuclear transport factor 2 family protein, translating to MEGMTELERLLALEDIKLLKARRDRAADTKDWALYLSLHAPDHVSHNEGLPRWGSAQEMIDNVSQLMGDHRITVHHSHTPEITFETPTRAKGIWGMEDMIFDAETKELLIHGFGFYHETYEKRDDTWLFTSRQLKRTHMRLSPSLDQNSQL from the coding sequence ATGGAAGGCATGACCGAATTGGAGCGGCTACTCGCGCTCGAGGACATCAAGCTCCTGAAGGCGCGCCGTGACCGCGCCGCGGACACGAAGGACTGGGCGCTATACCTATCCCTGCACGCGCCCGACCACGTCTCGCACAACGAGGGCTTGCCGCGCTGGGGCAGCGCCCAGGAGATGATTGACAATGTCAGCCAGCTGATGGGCGACCACCGCATCACCGTGCATCATTCGCACACCCCCGAGATCACGTTCGAAACGCCGACCCGGGCTAAGGGCATCTGGGGCATGGAGGACATGATCTTCGACGCCGAGACCAAGGAGCTTCTGATCCACGGCTTCGGCTTCTATCACGAGACCTACGAGAAGCGTGACGACACCTGGCTGTTTACCAGCCGCCAGCTCAAGCGCACCCATATGCGCCTGTCGCCCTCGCTCGACCAGAATAGCCAGCTATGA
- a CDS encoding SRPBCC family protein: MVDTIAQALEQVPHRIANPELIPTQRYYDEAFLALEKEKLWPHMWQMACRLEEIPDVGDYTVYTILEHSVLMLNTQNGVKAFKNACRHRGVRLAHGPGHCGSEGLVCPFHGWRWNADGENTFVFGSQIFSDELLDRAEIDLAPVRVEFWAGCAFINFDDDAPSLREFLGPVANRMDARHADKLKMDWWCGTILPTNWKLAMEAFQEGYHTMQTHPQLFHVSPNATKSFGTRADGLPVNEDLDARQTIDMSVDFMAKLSEGMDGMVHKTEVAVLEKMRGMEVPEDPAIAGQMFYGRAYQEVTEDARQRGAPIFDLLKVAQSHEFHAVEFMFPHYFLLPMLGAMSSYRIRPLTAETCLFEIWSLVIRPEDEPYETPSEPTMLPYNSPNFPEIPRQDYYNLPLQQLGLHDIEHMRLSKINEGMLSNYQRLIDGYLAGLDRDLLTKAGQIVNSGFESPLLDIGF, translated from the coding sequence ATGGTTGACACGATTGCGCAGGCGCTCGAGCAGGTTCCCCACCGGATTGCCAATCCCGAGCTGATCCCGACCCAGCGCTACTACGACGAAGCCTTCTTGGCGCTGGAGAAGGAAAAGCTCTGGCCGCACATGTGGCAAATGGCCTGCCGGCTGGAAGAGATCCCCGACGTCGGCGACTATACCGTCTACACGATCCTAGAACATTCGGTGCTCATGCTGAACACCCAGAACGGGGTGAAGGCTTTCAAGAACGCCTGCCGCCACCGCGGCGTGAGGCTCGCCCACGGGCCGGGCCATTGTGGATCCGAAGGCCTCGTCTGTCCGTTCCACGGCTGGCGCTGGAACGCAGACGGCGAAAACACCTTCGTATTCGGATCACAGATCTTTTCGGACGAGCTGCTGGACCGCGCCGAGATCGATCTCGCTCCGGTCCGCGTAGAATTCTGGGCCGGCTGCGCTTTCATCAATTTCGACGACGACGCCCCGTCGCTGCGCGAATTCCTGGGTCCCGTGGCCAACCGGATGGACGCGCGCCATGCCGACAAGCTCAAGATGGACTGGTGGTGCGGTACGATCCTGCCGACAAACTGGAAGCTAGCCATGGAAGCCTTCCAGGAAGGGTATCACACGATGCAGACGCATCCGCAGCTCTTCCACGTCTCGCCCAATGCCACCAAGTCCTTCGGGACCCGTGCCGATGGCCTGCCGGTCAATGAGGACCTGGACGCACGCCAAACGATCGACATGAGCGTCGACTTCATGGCCAAGCTCAGCGAGGGCATGGACGGCATGGTCCACAAGACCGAAGTCGCTGTGCTCGAGAAGATGCGCGGCATGGAAGTGCCCGAAGACCCCGCGATCGCCGGCCAGATGTTCTATGGCCGTGCCTATCAGGAAGTCACCGAGGACGCCCGGCAGCGCGGCGCCCCGATCTTCGATCTGCTGAAGGTGGCGCAAAGCCATGAATTCCACGCAGTGGAATTCATGTTCCCGCACTACTTCCTGCTGCCGATGCTGGGCGCGATGTCGTCGTACCGCATACGCCCTCTGACCGCCGAGACCTGCCTGTTCGAGATTTGGTCGCTGGTCATTCGGCCCGAAGATGAGCCTTACGAGACGCCCAGCGAGCCGACGATGTTGCCCTACAATTCGCCGAATTTCCCAGAAATCCCGCGCCAGGACTACTACAACCTGCCGCTGCAGCAGCTCGGGCTACATGACATCGAGCACATGCGCCTCTCGAAAATCAACGAGGGGATGCTGAGCAACTATCAGCGCCTGATCGACGGCTACCTCGCCGGGCTTGATCGCGACTTGCTCACCAAGGCCGGGCAAATCGTCAACAGCGGCTTTGAATCACCGTTGCTGGACATCGGTTTCTGA
- a CDS encoding arylsulfatase, whose amino-acid sequence MALARTILAFALAGTALSSGLSSSAALAEPPTNTQPAPAPTQQQRPNVLLWLMDDVGFAQVSCFGGLVQTPNIDRVAAIGLRYSNYHTAPICSASRASLLTGRMPHSVHIGGHATAARDFPGYDAHIPAGAGTIAANLHAAGYATYALGKWDHLPNADVSTAGPFTYWATGQGFDRFYGFLSADTNNWDPQLVRDVTPIAHPQRPDYHLSADLADQAIAMIQSRGASDPQRPFFMYWATGAAHAPHHAPADWIARYKGKFDQGWDNAREQILKRQISQGLVPKGTKLAPLPDTMPRWDSLSAEEKRLYAHQMEVFAASLSYADFQFGRILDTLEAAGELDNTIVVVTSDNGASAEGGPNGLFNEAAVTGNRPPTVAENGAFLDRWGGPGTYPHYAYGWAVAGDTPFRYYKQTTHEGGTHVPLVIAWPKGIAAHGEVRGQFAHVSDIAPTLLAAAGVKPAEMVNNVPQVPMEGQSLIASFASATAPGHQGPQYVELYGNKGLWQDGWQIVTTHRYKTWDWQTAKTFDEPWELYDLRKDPGQTTDLAAKYPERVAAMAGAFDEQAKRYNVYPIHNLSDTAGESSQKAAQDFARRGGRWHYAGPTSGLASMIAPPVNTRGFTMTAKLNLDRPDATAPIFSMGGQLGGIGFYLKDGKPTFLMTDLGGKTVSVGASRALTPGAQIITLEVIRGKPDTSGVAPFDVTIRSGDAVLAQEQVTFALPFYFGIPETFDLAADWGSPVMAGYRAGSAFPGTLTDVTFDFNGKGGGGLQFH is encoded by the coding sequence ATGGCCCTTGCTCGCACCATTCTGGCTTTTGCGCTCGCCGGAACCGCTTTGTCTTCGGGGCTGTCTTCGAGTGCCGCTCTGGCTGAGCCGCCGACGAACACTCAGCCTGCCCCCGCCCCAACGCAGCAGCAGCGGCCGAATGTGCTGCTGTGGCTGATGGATGATGTCGGCTTCGCCCAGGTGTCATGTTTCGGCGGACTAGTGCAAACTCCCAATATCGATCGCGTGGCGGCGATAGGGTTGCGCTATTCGAACTACCACACGGCGCCGATCTGCTCGGCTTCGCGCGCGTCGCTACTGACCGGGCGAATGCCGCATTCCGTTCATATCGGCGGCCACGCCACCGCTGCGCGCGATTTTCCCGGCTACGACGCGCACATCCCGGCAGGCGCCGGCACGATCGCGGCCAATCTGCACGCCGCGGGTTATGCGACTTACGCGCTCGGGAAATGGGACCACCTGCCCAACGCGGACGTTTCCACCGCGGGTCCGTTCACCTACTGGGCGACAGGCCAGGGCTTCGACCGGTTTTATGGCTTCCTTTCCGCCGATACCAACAATTGGGATCCACAGCTCGTTCGGGACGTGACGCCAATCGCGCATCCGCAGCGGCCGGACTATCATCTGAGCGCCGACCTTGCCGACCAGGCTATCGCGATGATCCAGTCGCGCGGGGCGAGCGATCCGCAACGCCCCTTCTTCATGTACTGGGCGACCGGCGCCGCACATGCCCCGCACCACGCACCAGCGGACTGGATCGCACGCTACAAGGGCAAGTTCGACCAAGGCTGGGATAACGCACGCGAGCAGATCCTGAAGCGACAGATCTCCCAGGGGCTTGTACCCAAGGGCACCAAGCTGGCGCCGCTGCCCGATACGATGCCGCGCTGGGACAGCCTGAGCGCCGAGGAAAAGCGGCTTTACGCCCATCAGATGGAAGTGTTCGCGGCTTCGTTGTCCTATGCCGATTTCCAGTTCGGGCGGATCCTCGACACGCTCGAGGCGGCTGGAGAACTCGACAATACAATCGTCGTCGTCACCTCCGACAACGGCGCCAGCGCCGAGGGCGGGCCAAACGGTCTGTTCAACGAAGCCGCCGTGACCGGGAACCGCCCGCCGACAGTGGCGGAAAATGGCGCTTTCTTGGATCGTTGGGGTGGGCCCGGGACCTATCCGCACTACGCCTACGGCTGGGCGGTAGCAGGTGATACGCCGTTCCGTTACTACAAGCAGACCACCCATGAGGGCGGAACGCATGTGCCGCTGGTGATCGCTTGGCCCAAAGGTATTGCGGCACATGGCGAGGTGCGCGGGCAGTTCGCCCACGTGTCGGACATCGCGCCGACACTGCTCGCGGCGGCTGGCGTGAAGCCAGCTGAAATGGTCAACAACGTTCCGCAGGTTCCGATGGAGGGGCAGAGCCTTATCGCGTCATTCGCTTCGGCCACGGCGCCCGGCCACCAAGGCCCGCAGTATGTGGAGCTCTACGGCAACAAGGGCCTGTGGCAGGATGGCTGGCAGATCGTCACGACGCACCGTTACAAGACCTGGGATTGGCAGACGGCAAAGACTTTCGATGAACCGTGGGAGCTCTATGACCTGCGGAAAGACCCCGGCCAGACGACCGATCTCGCAGCGAAGTACCCCGAGCGTGTTGCGGCGATGGCTGGGGCCTTCGACGAGCAGGCGAAGCGCTACAACGTCTATCCGATCCACAATCTGAGCGACACGGCCGGGGAATCCTCTCAGAAGGCTGCTCAGGATTTCGCGCGCCGGGGAGGCCGCTGGCACTATGCCGGGCCGACGAGCGGTCTCGCTTCGATGATTGCCCCGCCAGTGAATACCCGCGGCTTTACCATGACGGCAAAGCTCAACCTGGACCGTCCGGACGCCACCGCACCCATTTTCTCAATGGGTGGCCAACTGGGCGGGATCGGCTTCTATCTGAAGGACGGCAAGCCGACGTTCCTGATGACCGATCTTGGCGGAAAAACCGTCTCGGTCGGCGCATCTCGAGCACTCACTCCCGGTGCCCAGATTATCACGCTGGAGGTGATCCGAGGCAAACCCGATACGTCTGGCGTGGCCCCATTCGATGTTACCATCCGATCGGGTGACGCCGTACTCGCGCAGGAACAGGTCACCTTTGCGCTGCCCTTCTACTTCGGCATTCCCGAAACATTCGACCTCGCAGCGGACTGGGGATCGCCAGTCATGGCGGGCTATCGCGCCGGCAGTGCATTTCCGGGAACGCTCACTGACGTGACGTTCGATTTCAATGGCAAAGGTGGCGGCGGACTACAGTTCCACTAG
- a CDS encoding TIGR03619 family F420-dependent LLM class oxidoreductase has translation MAIPLGDIAPGQFQTPEAVRDMSVALEAAGIDACYLTDHPAPDAAWLHANGHDALDPFAAFAFVAAATTRLRMHTNIVVMPYRNPFLTAKSAATVQVLSGGRLILGVGAGYQKGEFEALGVDFHQRGKLFDEALEVIRRAWAGGPVEYQGTNFHAAGNEPRPAPGPPPPIWIGGGSDKAVGRAARWGDGWSPFYAAPTMSQLNRDTGIHTVEQLGEKIAMLQGLRQQIGKTGRFDVAIGPKARLNYGHPGGADRFLEELRGLADVGVTWAMVEPPHPSRQAYIENVQWFGEEVVAKLR, from the coding sequence ATGGCCATCCCGCTCGGCGACATTGCGCCGGGTCAGTTCCAGACGCCAGAAGCCGTTCGCGACATGTCCGTCGCGCTGGAGGCGGCGGGCATAGATGCCTGCTACCTGACCGATCATCCTGCGCCCGACGCCGCATGGCTTCATGCCAACGGTCACGATGCTCTCGATCCATTCGCGGCGTTTGCCTTCGTCGCGGCGGCGACGACCCGCCTGCGCATGCATACCAACATCGTCGTGATGCCTTATCGCAATCCGTTCCTCACGGCCAAGTCCGCTGCTACCGTGCAGGTGCTCTCGGGCGGCCGCCTGATCCTCGGGGTCGGCGCGGGATATCAGAAAGGCGAGTTCGAAGCGCTGGGGGTTGATTTCCACCAGCGCGGCAAGCTGTTCGACGAAGCGCTCGAAGTTATTCGCCGAGCCTGGGCCGGTGGGCCCGTCGAATACCAAGGCACAAATTTTCACGCGGCCGGCAACGAACCGCGTCCCGCGCCCGGTCCGCCGCCACCTATCTGGATTGGGGGCGGCAGTGACAAGGCCGTCGGGCGTGCCGCTCGCTGGGGCGACGGCTGGAGCCCTTTCTACGCGGCGCCGACCATGTCGCAGCTCAATCGCGACACAGGTATCCATACGGTCGAGCAATTGGGCGAGAAGATCGCCATGCTCCAGGGGCTGCGCCAGCAAATAGGCAAGACCGGGCGGTTCGACGTCGCCATCGGTCCCAAGGCGCGGCTGAACTACGGACACCCGGGCGGGGCCGACAGGTTCCTTGAGGAATTGCGCGGACTGGCCGACGTCGGCGTGACCTGGGCGATGGTCGAGCCGCCGCATCCGAGCCGCCAGGCCTATATCGAAAACGTCCAGTGGTTCGGCGAGGAAGTCGTCGCCAAGCTGCGCTAG
- a CDS encoding LysR family transcriptional regulator gives MIDLRSLSYVVTLARRLSFARAAEDLGISQPALTRAVQAVEKRFDVRLFDRDRSGVRVTAQGQAMLDAAAVLLANANDLERQWDRTAKGQSGDVYFGMAPMPARALLSATVLERLKAAPGVRNIAVVRNVDALWPLLVAGEIEFFVAAEGQVPEAVPVRAEVVGTFPNSLIVRRGHPLLTGTGTDARFPILTSSRSGMSHAAGLEDTADGAPHVIEDFGALVQLTASSDAIWRTSSYAVAEEITRGLLCELPRSRGNAAKNIRMMMYRLERRSQSVGAKSLAQIMRRLTRQLSGQKW, from the coding sequence ATGATCGACCTGCGCAGCCTAAGCTACGTCGTTACCCTGGCTCGCCGGCTCAGTTTCGCGCGGGCGGCGGAGGACCTCGGAATTTCGCAGCCGGCACTGACACGTGCAGTACAGGCGGTCGAAAAGCGCTTCGACGTTCGCCTGTTTGATCGCGATCGCTCCGGGGTCAGAGTGACGGCGCAAGGCCAGGCCATGCTGGACGCGGCGGCTGTCCTACTGGCCAATGCCAACGACCTGGAACGGCAGTGGGACCGGACAGCGAAAGGCCAGTCGGGGGACGTCTACTTCGGAATGGCGCCGATGCCGGCACGCGCCCTGCTTTCCGCGACGGTGCTGGAACGCCTGAAGGCGGCGCCGGGCGTCAGGAACATTGCCGTCGTGCGCAATGTCGATGCCCTCTGGCCCTTGCTGGTTGCGGGCGAGATCGAATTCTTCGTCGCGGCGGAAGGCCAGGTGCCAGAAGCCGTGCCGGTGCGTGCCGAAGTGGTTGGCACCTTTCCCAACAGCTTGATTGTGCGGCGCGGCCATCCCCTGCTCACCGGTACGGGCACCGATGCTAGATTTCCGATCCTGACCTCAAGCCGAAGCGGCATGTCCCACGCTGCCGGCCTGGAGGATACCGCCGACGGGGCTCCACACGTCATCGAGGACTTCGGCGCGCTGGTTCAGCTTACCGCATCCAGTGATGCCATCTGGCGGACATCGTCCTACGCCGTCGCTGAGGAAATCACTCGCGGGTTGCTGTGCGAACTGCCGCGATCGAGGGGAAACGCCGCGAAAAACATCCGCATGATGATGTACCGCCTGGAACGCCGGTCTCAATCGGTAGGCGCGAAGTCGCTGGCGCAAATCATGCGGCGACTGACAAGGCAGCTTAGCGGTCAGAAATGGTAG